One part of the Eucalyptus grandis isolate ANBG69807.140 chromosome 10, ASM1654582v1, whole genome shotgun sequence genome encodes these proteins:
- the LOC104422477 gene encoding transcription factor LUX, which translates to MGEEVRMSEYGGGGGGGDDGGGDDRVSEWEAGLPSADDLAPLSQALISPELASAFSIAPEPSRTLHDVNRALESTLAGLRGHRTLSQGFSSNNEFKSFVEDRDAAVAEEADADGDGDGDGDGDGDGDGSDSRKMRKIDSAEEADSAMRTDNSVEDPSAKAMKRPRLVWTPQLHKRFVEVVAHLGIKNAVPKTIMQLMNVEGLTRENVASHLQKYRLYLKRMQGLSSEGPSASDPLFASTPVPQSLHESPGGGGGHANGHAPMPMPMPYGVSSHMPMPVYGHMGMQMGNPQGFQSNPYMLPQMDWSGNRCGSLVSYPNSGSNDK; encoded by the coding sequence ATGGGGGAGGAGGTGAGGATGAGCGAgtacggcggcggcggcggcggcggcgacgacggaggCGGCGACGATCGGGTCTCCGAGTGGGAGGCCGGCCTCCCGAGCGCCGACGACCTGGCGCCGCTCTCGCAGGCGCTGATCTCGCCGGAGCTGGCGTCCGCGTTCAGCATCGCGCCGGAGCCGTCCAGGACCCTCCACGACGTCAACCGCGCGTTGGAGAGCACGCTGGCGGGGCTGCGCGGACACCGGACGCTGTCCCAGGGGTTCTCGTCGAACAACGAGTTCAAGTCCTTCGTGGAGGATCGCGACGCGGCGGTCGCGGAGGAGGCGGACGCGGATGGGGATGGGGATGGGGATGGGGATGGGGATGGGGACGGGGACGGGTCCGATTCCAGAAAGATGAGGAAGATCGACTCCGCCGAGGAGGCGGATTCGGCGATGAGGACGGACAATTCGGTGGAGGATCCGTCGGCCAAGGCGATGAAGAGGCCGCGGTTGGTCTGGACGCCTCAATTGCACAAGCGGTTCGTGGAGGTGGTCGCGCACCTAGGGATTAAGAACGCGGTGCCCAAGACGATAATGCAGCTGATGAACGTCGAGGGATTGACCCGCGAGAACGTCGCCAGTCACTTGCAGAAGTACAGGCTTTATTTGAAGAGGATGCAGGGGCTGTCCAGCGAGGGCCCGTCCGCATCGGATCCGCTCTTCGCGTCCACCCCTGTGCCGCAGAGCTTGCACGAGAGCCCTGGAGGTGGAGGTGGGCATGCGAACGGGCACGCGCCGATGCCGATGCCGATGCCATATGGTGTGTCCTCTCATATGCCGATGCCTGTATATGGGCATATGGGGATGCAGATGGGAAATCCGCAGGGGTTTCAGTCGAACCCGTACATGTTACCGCAGATGGACTGGTCGGGGAATAGATGTGGATCACTTGTATCATATCCGAACTCCGGTTCTAATGATAAGTGA
- the LOC104422479 gene encoding uncharacterized protein LOC104422479 produces MATSLFFPSSSSPHISIFERKPFALPLKSASLSLPAASSLSASSQRTVGGGSSLRASERNPRAGIWRLRAAAEDALETSEQIVSSGGDDGVSTVVSVLLLIAFVGLSILTIGVTYIAVTDFLQKREREKFEKEEAGKKKKGGKKGRVRARAGPRGFGQRIDEDGDD; encoded by the exons ATGGCCACGTCTCTCttctttccatcttcttcctcacccCACATCTCCATTTTCGAGAGGAAACCCTTCGCGCTTCCTCTCAAAAgcgcctctctctctttgcccGCGGCCTCTTCGCTCTCTGCATCTTCCCAAAGAACCGTCGGAGGTGGCTCGTCTCTCAGAGCGTCGGAGCGAAACCCCAGAGCCGGAATCTGGAGACTCCGCGCCGCTGCTGAAGATGCCCTGGAGACTTCGGAGCAGATAGTGTCGtccggcggcgacgacggcgtgTCCACCGTCGTCTCGGTCCTGCTTCTCATCGCCTTCGTCGGTCTCTCCATTCTCACAATCGGG GTGACCTACATAGCGGTGACGGATTTCCTgcagaagagggagagggagaagttCGAGAAGGAAGAggcggggaagaagaagaaaggcgGGAAGAAGGGGAGGGTGAGGGCGAGGGCGGGTCCGAGAGGGTTCGGCCAGAGGATCGACGAGGACGGGGACGActga
- the LOC104422480 gene encoding E3 ubiquitin-protein ligase RDUF1 — protein sequence MPVSTATYWCYSCVRFVTALPRVGDGDGSVSCPFCDGGFIEEMEAGAALPIRHPAVHPRRRLDALSEDDPHPDPDVSVRPRRRRANGGGGGGGDRSPFNPVIVLRGTASPDAETSAFELYYDDGAGSGLRPLPATMSEFLMGSGFDRLLEQLSQLELAGIGLGRSENPPASKAAVESMPTVEIGRGQVAAELHCAVCKEAFELGVEAREMPCKHVYHSDCILPWLAVRNSCPVCRHELPAAPEDAAAADQEAVGMTIWRLPGGGFAVGSFRRGGGADRDRELELPAVFTEMDGGFENGTPRNMYWGLRRSRSRERSGFRRLVRNIMNLFGRSRSNSDNYPERDSGFMRRTRSVSSSSSSSGIGRFDSRRSTRAFFMEGI from the coding sequence ATGCCAGTCTCGACGGCGACGTACTGGTGCTACAGCTGCGTCCGCTTCGTCACCGCCCTGCCCCGcgtcggcgacggcgacggctccGTCTCCTGCCCCTTCTGCGACGGCGGGTTCATCGAGGAGATGGAGGCCGGGGCGGCGCTGCCGATCCGACACCCGGCGGTCCACCCCCGCCGCCGGTTGGACGCTCTGTCCGAAGACGACCCCCACCCGGATCCCGACGTCAGCGTCCGGCCTCGCCGGAGGAGGgccaacggcggcggcggcggcggcggcgaccggtcGCCGTTCAACCCCGTCATCGTCCTGCGTGGGACCGCCAGCCCCGACGCCGAGACCAGCGCCTTCGAGCTCTACTACGACGACGGGGCCGGATCGGGCCTCCGGCCGCTGCCGGCGACGATGTCGGAGTTCCTGATGGGGTCGGGGTTCGATCGGCTGCTCGAGCAACTCTCGCAGCTGGAGCTGGCCGGGATCGGGCTCGGTCGGTCCGAGAACCCACCCGCGTCCAAGGCCGCGGTGGAGTCGATGCCGACGGTCGAGATCGGCCGCGGGCAGGTGGCCGCCGAGCTACACTGCGCCGTCTGCAAGGAGGCGTTCGAGCTCGGGGTGGAGGCGCGGGAGATGCCGTGCAAGCACGTGTACCACTCCGACTGCATCTTGCCGTGGCTGGCGGTCCGGAACTCGTGCCCCGTGTGCCGCCACGAGCTGCCGGCGGCGCCGGAGGATGCGGCGGCCGCGGACCAGGAGGCGGTGGGGATGACAATATGGAGGCTGCCGGGAGGGGGATTCGCGGTGGGGAGCTTCAGGAGGGGCGGCGGAGCCGATAGGGATAGGGAATTGGAGCTGCCCGCGGTCTTCACGGAAATGGACGGCGGGTTCGAGAACGGAACTCCGAGGAATATGTACTGGGGGCTgaggaggagcaggagcagGGAAAGAAGCGGGTTCCGTAGGCTAGTGAGGAACATCATGAATCTGTTCGGTCGATCGAGGTCGAACAGTGACAATTACCCGGAACGCGATTCCGGGTTTATGAGGAGGACTCGGAGCGTttcaagctcgagctcgagctcgggGATCGGGAGGTTCGACAGCAGGCGGAGCACAAGAGCTTTTTTCATGGAGGGGATTTGA